A DNA window from Sphingopyxis macrogoltabida contains the following coding sequences:
- a CDS encoding lipid II flippase Amj family protein, producing MIDLPLVTILLLTGFINLIGALAYAARIAGVRTRRIAMSFALFNILVLFSRTSNSFLGPFLAKRIETRIHDGSGASLFVDMQFVLAAASIATLVGILLVPTGQRMFAAAIGWYQDNRSTTKLALKAVSPSGWRTLRQSLRFPSLSHLKGWHMPRGIGWGVLIANCLAQSLLAVGVVASLYAGYLAPEFRVTASQLSALINGFATILLFAFIDPQLSVMTDDAVEGKVDEADFRRAITYISLSRLAGTVLAQALLLPAAMLIAWVSVHV from the coding sequence ATGATCGACCTCCCCCTCGTCACCATCCTGTTGCTCACCGGCTTCATCAACCTGATCGGTGCGCTGGCTTATGCGGCGCGCATCGCGGGGGTGCGGACGCGGCGGATCGCGATGTCCTTCGCGCTGTTCAACATCCTCGTCCTCTTCTCGCGCACTTCGAACAGCTTCCTCGGCCCCTTCCTCGCCAAGCGGATCGAGACGCGCATCCACGACGGCAGCGGCGCCTCGCTGTTCGTCGACATGCAGTTCGTGCTCGCGGCGGCGAGCATCGCGACCCTGGTCGGCATCCTGCTCGTCCCCACCGGGCAGCGGATGTTCGCTGCGGCGATCGGCTGGTATCAGGACAATCGTTCGACGACGAAGCTCGCGCTCAAAGCCGTCAGCCCGAGCGGATGGCGTACGCTCCGCCAGTCGCTCCGCTTCCCGAGCCTGTCGCATCTGAAGGGCTGGCACATGCCAAGGGGCATCGGCTGGGGCGTGCTGATCGCCAACTGCCTCGCGCAGTCGCTGCTCGCCGTCGGTGTCGTTGCCTCGCTCTACGCCGGCTATCTCGCCCCCGAATTTCGCGTCACCGCGTCGCAGCTTTCGGCGCTGATCAACGGCTTCGCGACGATCCTCCTGTTCGCCTTCATCGACCCGCAGCTGTCGGTGATGACCGACGACGCCGTCGAGGGCAAAGTCGACGAGGCCGATTTCCGCCGCGCGATCACCTATATATCGCTGAGCCGACTCGCCGGAACGGTCCTTGCGCAGGCATTGCTGCTTCCCGCCGCGATGCTGATCGCGTGGGTCTCGGTGCATGTCTGA
- a CDS encoding succinate dehydrogenase assembly factor 2 — translation MQDRLKRLKFRAWHRGTREADYMIGGFFDRYSPEWGEAEIAWYEIVVEEDDVDIMAWALGTGHPPAHLDNPPLIAAMRRLDYIPLP, via the coding sequence ATGCAAGACCGTCTCAAACGCCTCAAATTCCGTGCCTGGCACCGCGGCACGCGCGAGGCCGATTATATGATCGGCGGCTTTTTCGACCGCTATTCGCCCGAATGGGGCGAGGCGGAGATCGCCTGGTATGAAATCGTCGTCGAGGAAGACGACGTCGATATCATGGCGTGGGCGCTCGGCACCGGCCATCCGCCGGCCCATCTCGACAACCCGCCGCTGATCGCCGCGATGCGCCGGCTGGACTATATTCCGCTGCCATGA
- a CDS encoding exo-beta-N-acetylmuramidase NamZ family protein, with translation MTTLFGIDRLLADPALRAPLQGKRVALLAHPASVTADLTHSLDALVAAGIDVTAVFGPQHGVRGDLQDNMMESPDFTDPTYGMPVFSLYGEVRRPSGQSMHTFDVMLVDLQDLGCRIYTYVTTLLYILEAAAEHGKAVWVLDRPNPAGRPVEGTLLRAGWESFVGAGPMVMRHGLTMGEMGRWFIRHFGLDVDYRVIEMDGWQPEGPGFGWPAERVWINPSPNAANVNMARAYAGTVMVEGATLSEGRGTTRPLELFGAPDIDAKAVIAEMYRLAPEWLAGCKLRDIWFQPTFHKHAGALNSGVHIHAEGSWYDHASFRPWRVQALGFKAIRALYPDYPIWRGTDFKYEYTNDVLAIDVINGSPLLRGWIDDAGAAPGDLDALALPDEAAWREEIADLLIY, from the coding sequence ATGACGACCCTTTTCGGTATCGACCGCCTGCTCGCCGACCCCGCGCTTCGCGCGCCGCTTCAGGGAAAGCGCGTTGCGTTGCTCGCGCATCCCGCTTCGGTGACCGCCGACCTGACCCACAGCCTCGATGCGCTGGTCGCGGCCGGGATCGACGTCACTGCGGTGTTCGGGCCGCAGCATGGCGTACGCGGTGACCTGCAGGACAATATGATGGAGTCGCCCGACTTCACCGATCCGACCTATGGCATGCCGGTGTTCAGCCTCTATGGCGAGGTGCGGCGGCCGTCGGGGCAGTCGATGCACACGTTCGACGTGATGCTGGTCGACCTGCAGGATCTGGGTTGCCGCATCTACACCTATGTCACGACCTTGCTCTACATCCTCGAAGCCGCGGCCGAGCATGGCAAGGCAGTGTGGGTGCTCGACCGGCCGAACCCGGCGGGACGTCCCGTCGAAGGGACGCTGCTGCGCGCCGGGTGGGAGAGCTTCGTCGGCGCCGGACCGATGGTCATGCGCCACGGGCTGACGATGGGCGAGATGGGCCGCTGGTTCATCCGCCACTTCGGTCTCGACGTCGATTATCGGGTGATCGAAATGGACGGGTGGCAGCCCGAGGGCCCCGGCTTCGGCTGGCCCGCGGAGCGCGTGTGGATCAACCCCAGCCCCAATGCCGCCAACGTCAACATGGCGCGCGCCTATGCCGGGACGGTGATGGTCGAGGGGGCGACGCTGAGCGAAGGCCGGGGAACGACGCGCCCGCTCGAACTGTTCGGTGCGCCTGATATCGACGCCAAGGCCGTCATCGCCGAAATGTATCGCCTTGCGCCCGAATGGCTGGCGGGATGCAAGCTGCGCGATATCTGGTTCCAGCCGACCTTTCACAAGCATGCCGGCGCGCTGAACAGCGGCGTCCATATCCATGCCGAGGGGTCATGGTACGACCATGCTTCCTTCCGGCCGTGGCGTGTGCAGGCGCTGGGGTTCAAGGCGATCCGCGCGCTCTATCCGGACTATCCGATCTGGCGCGGCACCGATTTCAAATATGAGTATACCAACGACGTGCTGGCGATCGACGTGATCAACGGTTCGCCGTTGCTGCGCGGATGGATCGACGACGCGGGCGCCGCGCCGGGCGATCTCGACGCGCTTGCGTTGCCCGACGAAGCGGCATGGCGCGAGGAAATTGCGGACCTGCTGATCTATTGA
- a CDS encoding GIY-YIG nuclease family protein, whose amino-acid sequence MSFWAYMLHCRGGAFYTGHTDNLPYRIAQHEAGAIPGFTSDRLPIVLVWSQEFATRFEALEAERRIKGWSRAKKMALIRGDWDKISSLAKGKDGPSTSSGQTE is encoded by the coding sequence ATGAGTTTCTGGGCCTATATGCTGCATTGCCGGGGCGGGGCTTTTTACACCGGGCACACCGATAATCTGCCGTATCGCATCGCCCAACATGAAGCCGGAGCTATTCCGGGTTTCACATCTGATCGATTGCCGATCGTGCTGGTGTGGAGTCAGGAATTTGCCACCAGGTTCGAAGCTCTGGAAGCCGAACGGCGGATAAAGGGGTGGAGCAGAGCGAAGAAGATGGCGTTGATCCGCGGGGATTGGGACAAGATTTCGAGCTTGGCGAAAGGCAAGGACGGTCCTTCGACAAGCTCAGGACAAACGGAGTAG
- a CDS encoding M24 family metallopeptidase, translating to MHRRQFIGTAAFAGLAASLPVPAFAADTAALPNLAAKAVPIGRDERMARIAKAKELMRANDIGALLIEPGSSLVYFTGVEWWRSERLTAAVLTREGEAAIVTPFFEEPSVRESLGIDAEVLTWNEDENPLAAVAAWLGKRGLGKGRIGVEETVRYFAVDGLEKAMPEVKVVNGAPVVRGCRMHKSPAEIALMQIAADITMAAYRHTAPRIEAGMTPADIGAIMRAATVALGGKSEFELILLGEASAYPHGSGKPQAVRAGEVVLMDCGATVHGYQSDISRSFVHGKASARQREVWDQMRKGQDVAFAAAKLGTPAGRVDDAVRGFYQNLGWGPGYRLPGTSHRTGHGIGLDGHEPVNLVHGETTPLAPGMCFSNEPGIYIPGEFGIRLEDCFYMTDSGPKWFSEPPPSIDRPFG from the coding sequence ATGCACCGAAGGCAATTTATCGGCACCGCGGCTTTCGCCGGCCTCGCCGCTTCGCTGCCGGTGCCGGCATTCGCCGCCGACACGGCGGCGCTGCCGAACCTTGCCGCCAAGGCGGTCCCGATCGGCCGCGACGAGCGCATGGCGCGGATCGCCAAGGCGAAGGAGCTGATGCGCGCGAACGACATCGGCGCCTTGCTGATCGAGCCGGGGTCGAGCCTCGTCTATTTCACCGGCGTCGAATGGTGGCGGAGCGAGCGGCTGACCGCGGCGGTGCTGACGCGCGAGGGCGAGGCGGCGATCGTCACCCCCTTCTTCGAGGAACCGTCGGTGCGCGAGAGCCTGGGCATCGACGCCGAAGTGCTGACGTGGAACGAGGATGAAAATCCGCTGGCGGCGGTCGCGGCATGGCTCGGCAAGCGCGGGCTCGGCAAGGGGCGGATCGGGGTCGAGGAGACGGTGCGCTATTTCGCGGTCGACGGCCTCGAAAAGGCGATGCCCGAGGTAAAGGTCGTCAACGGCGCGCCGGTCGTGCGCGGCTGCCGCATGCACAAGTCGCCTGCGGAGATCGCGCTGATGCAGATCGCCGCCGACATCACCATGGCCGCCTATCGCCACACTGCGCCGCGGATCGAGGCGGGGATGACCCCGGCCGACATCGGCGCGATCATGCGCGCGGCGACGGTGGCGCTGGGCGGCAAAAGCGAGTTCGAACTGATCCTGCTCGGCGAGGCGAGCGCCTATCCGCACGGATCGGGCAAGCCGCAGGCGGTGCGCGCGGGCGAGGTCGTGCTGATGGACTGCGGCGCGACCGTTCATGGTTATCAGTCGGACATCTCGCGCAGCTTCGTCCATGGCAAGGCCAGCGCGCGCCAGCGCGAGGTCTGGGACCAGATGCGCAAGGGGCAGGATGTCGCCTTTGCCGCGGCAAAGCTCGGCACGCCGGCGGGGCGCGTCGACGATGCGGTGCGCGGTTTCTATCAGAATCTCGGATGGGGCCCGGGCTACCGGCTTCCCGGTACCTCGCACCGCACCGGCCACGGCATTGGCCTCGACGGGCACGAGCCGGTCAACCTCGTCCACGGCGAAACGACGCCGCTGGCGCCGGGCATGTGCTTTTCGAACGAGCCCGGCATCTATATCCCCGGCGAATTCGGCATCCGGCTGGAGGATTGTTTTTACATGACCGACAGCGGGCCGAAATGGTTCAGCGAGCCGCCGCCGTCGATCGACCGGCCTTTCGGTTAA
- a CDS encoding DOMON-like domain-containing protein has protein sequence MSVHSSERRQLICHPDTPARAVRSIAVEVDLSFDGGFALRFIVDGEIGAIVLPQGEGELVIADSGTDGLWQGTCFEAFLTEEGQPDYTEFNYAPDGRWACYQFDDYRSLLSSDDLAPWKMEVERAPGRYAMRIEPGIFPDTGSKLALSAVIEEVDGAKSYWALRHPPGKPDFHHPDCFALTLEARGRA, from the coding sequence ATGTCGGTGCACTCCAGCGAGCGGCGCCAATTGATCTGCCACCCCGATACGCCCGCACGCGCGGTGCGCTCGATTGCGGTCGAGGTCGACTTGTCGTTCGACGGCGGCTTTGCGCTGCGCTTTATCGTCGACGGCGAAATCGGAGCGATCGTGCTGCCGCAGGGCGAAGGCGAACTCGTCATTGCCGACAGCGGCACCGATGGGCTGTGGCAGGGCACCTGTTTCGAGGCTTTCCTGACCGAGGAAGGTCAGCCCGACTATACCGAATTCAACTATGCGCCCGACGGTCGCTGGGCCTGTTACCAGTTCGACGATTATCGTTCGCTGCTGTCTTCCGACGATCTAGCGCCGTGGAAAATGGAAGTGGAACGCGCGCCCGGCCGTTATGCGATGCGCATCGAACCCGGCATCTTTCCCGATACCGGGTCGAAACTGGCCCTGTCTGCCGTCATCGAGGAAGTGGACGGCGCCAAAAGCTATTGGGCGCTGCGCCATCCGCCGGGCAAGCCCGACTTCCATCATCCCGATTGCTTTGCGCTGACGCTTGAGGCACGCGGGCGGGCATGA
- a CDS encoding PilZ domain-containing protein, with protein MRKIDLKKAHYVGLDQRIAPRSDVYCRLPFVLPDGRQEMCTCVNISADGMLMRYERGLEIGDLVVFRMPIIGRTSAKVIWSIGGKTGVQFDKSISVEDYLPMIRAMGARGDVN; from the coding sequence ATGCGCAAGATTGACCTTAAAAAGGCCCATTATGTGGGGCTCGATCAGCGGATTGCGCCGCGTAGCGACGTCTATTGCCGCTTGCCCTTCGTTCTGCCCGACGGCCGGCAGGAAATGTGTACCTGCGTCAACATCAGCGCCGACGGCATGCTGATGCGTTACGAACGCGGGCTGGAGATCGGCGACCTCGTCGTCTTCCGCATGCCGATCATCGGCCGCACCTCGGCGAAGGTGATCTGGTCGATCGGCGGCAAGACCGGCGTCCAGTTCGACAAGTCGATTTCGGTCGAGGATTATCTGCCGATGATCCGCGCCATGGGCGCACGCGGGGACGTCAACTAA
- the recG gene encoding ATP-dependent DNA helicase RecG — protein MRPEILNPLFAALTDLKGVGPQLAKPLTRLGLERVVDVLFHLPTGLISRLPVDRLDQAQAGQTIIVELTAQDYRSGRSPRAPFGVEAFDDAGDHVRLVYFGRTSGLARKLFPLGEKRRVSGRLDLYGDMRQIVHPDHVAEPGDEAGIAVHEPVYPLTEGLTNARLSQLGAVALERRPELAEWIDAPLLAARGWPSWHEAMTRAHASPRDEAARDRLAYDEIFASQVALMLIREGLRARKGRAIAGDGRLTDALQLPFGLTGAQERVGREIAGDMAQDRPMLRMLQGDVGSGKTLVALRAMLAAVEAGTQAALLAPTEILARQHYATLQRMLGGLPVNLAILTGRDKGKARESTLMGLADGSIDILVGTHAIFQQTVSYKDLALVVVDEQHRFGVAQRLMLTAKGQRPPHLLVMTATPIPRTLLLANHGEMDVSRLDEMPPGRTPVDTRVISLDRLDDVVEGVDRHLATGAQAYWVCPLVAESEGSELAAAKERAALLRERLGDARVGLVHGRMKGPEKDEVMARFQAGEIGVLVATTVIEVGVDVPAASLMIVEHAENFGLAQLHQLRGRVGRGAAKSVCLLLRSQNLSETARERLALMRDTNDGFVIAEKDLELRGGGELLGLKQSGDADYRVATPEQLVRLLPVAHDDARLFVERDGGIEGGRGEAVRLCLYLFERDAAVPLLRSG, from the coding sequence ATGCGACCCGAGATACTCAATCCGCTCTTTGCCGCGCTGACCGACCTCAAGGGTGTCGGGCCGCAGCTTGCCAAGCCGCTGACGCGGCTCGGGCTCGAACGCGTGGTCGATGTGCTGTTCCATTTGCCGACGGGACTGATCTCGCGCCTTCCGGTCGACCGGCTCGATCAGGCGCAGGCGGGACAGACGATCATCGTCGAGCTCACCGCGCAGGATTACCGGTCGGGCCGCAGCCCGCGCGCGCCCTTCGGGGTCGAGGCGTTCGACGATGCCGGCGACCATGTCCGGCTCGTCTATTTCGGGCGGACTTCGGGGCTGGCGCGCAAGCTGTTCCCGCTCGGCGAGAAGCGCCGTGTGTCGGGACGGCTCGACCTTTACGGCGACATGCGCCAGATCGTGCACCCCGACCATGTCGCCGAACCCGGCGACGAGGCGGGGATCGCGGTGCACGAGCCGGTCTATCCGCTAACCGAGGGGCTGACCAATGCGCGACTGTCGCAGCTTGGCGCGGTGGCGCTCGAACGGCGGCCCGAGCTCGCCGAATGGATCGACGCGCCGTTGCTCGCGGCGCGTGGCTGGCCGTCGTGGCACGAGGCGATGACGCGCGCGCATGCGAGCCCGCGCGACGAAGCGGCGCGCGACCGGCTGGCCTATGACGAGATTTTCGCGAGCCAGGTCGCGCTGATGCTGATCCGCGAGGGGCTGCGAGCGCGCAAGGGCCGGGCGATTGCCGGCGACGGGCGGCTGACCGATGCGCTGCAATTGCCGTTTGGACTGACCGGGGCGCAGGAGCGCGTCGGGCGCGAGATTGCAGGCGACATGGCGCAGGACCGGCCGATGCTGCGGATGCTGCAGGGCGACGTCGGATCGGGCAAGACGCTCGTCGCACTGCGCGCGATGCTGGCGGCGGTCGAGGCGGGGACGCAGGCGGCGCTGCTCGCCCCGACCGAAATATTGGCGCGCCAGCATTATGCGACCTTGCAGCGGATGCTCGGCGGGTTGCCGGTGAACCTTGCGATCCTGACCGGGCGCGACAAGGGCAAGGCGCGCGAATCGACGCTGATGGGGCTCGCCGACGGGAGTATCGACATTCTGGTTGGTACGCATGCGATCTTCCAGCAAACGGTGTCCTACAAGGATCTGGCGCTGGTCGTCGTCGACGAACAGCACCGCTTCGGCGTCGCGCAGCGGCTGATGCTCACCGCCAAGGGACAGCGTCCGCCGCACCTGCTGGTGATGACCGCGACGCCGATCCCGCGCACGCTGCTGCTCGCCAATCATGGCGAAATGGATGTGTCGCGGCTCGACGAAATGCCGCCGGGGCGGACACCGGTCGATACGCGTGTTATCTCGCTCGACCGGCTCGACGATGTGGTCGAAGGGGTCGATCGTCATCTCGCGACCGGGGCGCAGGCCTATTGGGTGTGCCCGCTTGTCGCCGAAAGCGAAGGCAGCGAACTGGCGGCCGCCAAGGAGCGCGCGGCCCTGCTTCGCGAACGGCTGGGCGATGCCCGGGTAGGGCTCGTCCACGGCCGGATGAAGGGTCCGGAAAAGGACGAGGTGATGGCGCGCTTTCAGGCGGGCGAGATCGGCGTCCTCGTCGCGACGACGGTGATCGAGGTCGGCGTCGATGTGCCCGCCGCCAGCCTGATGATCGTCGAACATGCCGAGAATTTCGGGCTCGCGCAGCTTCACCAGCTCCGCGGCCGCGTCGGGCGCGGCGCAGCGAAATCGGTGTGCTTGTTGCTGCGATCGCAAAACCTTTCGGAAACCGCGCGCGAGCGGCTGGCGCTGATGCGCGACACCAACGACGGCTTCGTGATCGCCGAGAAGGATCTGGAACTGCGCGGCGGCGGCGAATTGCTCGGGCTCAAGCAGTCGGGCGACGCCGATTATCGCGTCGCGACGCCCGAACAGCTCGTGCGGCTGCTGCCGGTCGCGCACGACGATGCGCGGCTGTTCGTCGAACGCGACGGCGGTATCGAGGGGGGACGCGGCGAGGCGGTGCGCCTTTGCCTTTACCTGTTCGAGCGCGATGCGGCGGTGCCGCTGCTTCGGAGTGGTTAG
- the tyrS gene encoding tyrosine--tRNA ligase codes for MTSYKSDLLRLLDERGYIHQMTDADGLDALAAKQVVPGYIGFDATAPSLHVGSLVQIMMLRRLQQTGHKPVVLMGGGTTRIGDPTGRDESRKMLSDETIAANIASIFSIFQRFLTFGNGPTDAVMVNNHDWLGKLGYIELLQEVGTHFTINRMMTFDSVKLRLDREQPMTFLEFNYMILQGYDFRHLSKAMGVRLQMGGSDQWGNIVNGMELGRRMDGADLYGLTTPLLTTAAGAKMGKTAAGAVWLNPEQLSHFDYWQYWRNCDDRDVGKFLKLFTDLPMDEIARLEALDGAEINAAKKILADAATAMCRGEDAARSASETAAQTFEKGQIGGDLPQVAAPADGIDILTALRELGFAASNKEGRRKLDEGAVKVDGVVIRDPHHRILPAAEPVPLSLGSKKHGLVTG; via the coding sequence ATGACCAGTTACAAATCCGATCTGCTGCGCCTGCTCGACGAGCGAGGCTATATCCACCAGATGACCGATGCGGACGGGCTCGATGCGCTCGCCGCCAAACAGGTCGTTCCCGGCTATATCGGCTTCGACGCGACCGCGCCGTCGCTGCACGTCGGCAGCCTCGTCCAGATCATGATGCTGCGCCGGCTGCAACAGACGGGGCACAAGCCCGTCGTGCTGATGGGCGGCGGGACGACGCGGATCGGCGACCCCACGGGCCGTGACGAAAGCCGCAAGATGCTGTCGGACGAGACGATCGCCGCGAACATCGCGTCGATCTTCAGCATCTTCCAGCGTTTCCTGACCTTCGGCAACGGCCCGACCGACGCGGTGATGGTCAACAACCACGACTGGCTCGGCAAGCTCGGCTATATCGAATTGCTCCAGGAAGTCGGCACCCACTTCACGATCAATCGCATGATGACCTTCGATTCGGTCAAGCTGCGCCTCGACCGCGAACAGCCGATGACCTTCCTCGAATTCAACTACATGATCCTGCAGGGCTATGATTTCCGGCACTTGTCGAAGGCGATGGGCGTGCGCCTGCAGATGGGCGGATCGGACCAGTGGGGCAATATCGTCAACGGCATGGAACTCGGCCGCCGGATGGACGGCGCCGACCTTTATGGCCTCACGACTCCGCTGCTGACCACCGCCGCAGGCGCCAAAATGGGCAAGACCGCCGCCGGCGCGGTCTGGCTTAATCCCGAACAACTGTCCCATTTTGACTATTGGCAATATTGGCGCAATTGCGACGACCGCGACGTCGGCAAGTTCCTGAAGCTGTTCACCGACCTGCCGATGGACGAGATCGCGCGGCTCGAAGCGCTCGACGGCGCCGAGATCAACGCGGCGAAAAAGATCCTCGCCGACGCCGCGACGGCGATGTGCCGCGGCGAGGATGCGGCGCGCAGCGCCTCCGAAACCGCTGCGCAAACCTTTGAAAAGGGCCAGATCGGCGGCGACCTGCCGCAGGTCGCAGCCCCCGCCGACGGCATCGATATCCTGACCGCGCTGCGCGAACTCGGCTTCGCCGCGTCGAACAAGGAAGGGCGCCGCAAGCTCGACGAGGGCGCGGTGAAGGTGGACGGCGTCGTGATCCGCGATCCGCATCACCGGATTCTGCCTGCCGCCGAGCCCGTTCCGCTCAGTCTCGGATCGAAAAAACACGGGCTGGTGACCGGCTGA
- a CDS encoding immunity protein Imm33 domain-containing protein, with translation MALPSLIRRLFGRYAIEDPRPVAENAPYTFELPSENELLAVAPGDLVKLMFRSIPAGQWEVERMWVIVTAADGAHLAGTLDNHPGDMPQLKAGDRVSFERRHIIDIMWDDNRTVPPPPAPERRDYWDRCFVDNAILDGRRKVEFLYREEPDPPRDDDKFSDSGWRIESDPPDMFDIESGNAPFSYVALGAVLNRDDSWLHLIDAPVGSAFERDPDTGRFVAADMPVHDPE, from the coding sequence ATGGCGCTGCCGTCGTTGATCCGGCGCCTGTTTGGCCGATACGCGATCGAAGACCCGCGGCCGGTTGCGGAAAATGCGCCCTATACCTTCGAGCTGCCGTCCGAAAACGAACTGCTCGCGGTCGCACCCGGCGATCTCGTCAAGCTGATGTTTCGTTCGATCCCCGCCGGCCAATGGGAGGTCGAACGCATGTGGGTTATCGTCACCGCGGCCGACGGCGCGCATCTGGCCGGGACGCTCGACAATCATCCGGGCGACATGCCGCAATTGAAGGCCGGCGACCGCGTGAGCTTCGAACGCAGGCACATCATCGACATCATGTGGGACGATAATCGCACCGTACCGCCACCCCCGGCACCCGAACGGCGCGATTATTGGGACCGCTGTTTCGTCGATAATGCGATTCTCGACGGCCGCCGCAAGGTCGAATTTCTGTATCGCGAAGAGCCCGATCCGCCGCGCGACGACGACAAATTTTCCGACAGCGGCTGGCGGATCGAAAGCGATCCCCCCGATATGTTCGACATCGAGAGCGGCAACGCGCCTTTCAGCTATGTCGCTCTCGGCGCCGTGCTGAACCGCGACGACAGCTGGCTGCACCTGATCGACGCTCCGGTCGGTAGCGCCTTCGAGCGCGACCCGGATACGGGCCGGTTCGTCGCGGCCGACATGCCCGTCCACGATCCCGAGTGA